CTCCATCGGCGTCGGCATGGGTGGCCTGTGGCTCCTCACCCATGTGATGGGCATCGATTCGTTCATCCTCAATGTGATCTCGATCATCGGCCTGGCGCTGTCGATCGACTACGGGCTATTGGTGGTGAGCCGCTACCGCGAGGAACTCGCCGAACGCCTCGACGCCGACGCGGCAGTGGCCGCCGACCGACACCGGACGCACCAGCTGGTGCGCCAGTGCGTGGCCCGGTCGATCGAGACCGCCGGACGCACGGTGTCGTTCTCGGCGCTGACCATCGCCTTCTCGATCGGCGGGCTGCTGGTGATGCGTTCGTCCATCCTCAAGACGATCGCCCTGGGCGGCATCATCGTGACGGTGATCGCCGTGCTCAGCGCGGTGACGCTCATCCCGGCGATCATCACCCTGTTGGGCTCGCACATGGTGCGGCCCTCGGTGCTGGCACGGGTGCCCGGACTGCGCGGGTTGGTGCGGGCGGTGGGCGATGCGTCGAGTGACACCGGTGCCTTCCACAAGCTCGCCCACCGGGTGATCGCGCACCCGTGGATCATCATGGTGGTGGTGAGCGCCATCCTGGCGCTGATGGCCTCCCCGATCGGCACGCTGCGGCTGCGCACCGCGTTCACCGACTACATGCCGGCCAACTCGATGATCCGAACCGGCTACGACACCCTGCAGTCGCAGTATCCGGCGATGGCGACGCCGTCGATCACCCTGATTGCCGAGGCGCCACCGGAACGAACCGGCGCCCTGGTGTCACAGATCGAGGACCTTGCCCACGTCACCCGGGTGAGCCCCGGCGCGCTGGCGGACAAGCCCGGGCTGACGCGCATCGACGTGCGGGTCGACGCGTCCGACCAGGTGGGCCCCGAGGTGAGCGACATGGTGCGCACCCTGCGGGGCGAGGACCCCGGATACCGGATCTGGGTGGGCGGCGCGGCGGCCTCGCAGATCGACTTCAACCACTCACTGGCCCAGGGCGCACCGTGGTCAGCGTTGATCATCGTGGTCTCGGTGCTGGTGCTGCTGTTCCTCATGACCGGGTCATTGATCGTGCCCCTCAAGGCGCTGCTCATCAACAGCCTGTCGCTGGTGGCCTCCTTGGGAGTGACGGCCTGGCTGTTCGAGGGCGGCCACCTGGGACTGCCACAGGTGAACGGGCTGGAGACCTTCATCGTGGCGTGCATGCTGGCCTTCGGATTCGGGCTGGCGATGGACTACGAGGTGTTCCTGCTGGCGCGCATCAAGGAGTACTGGGAAGCCGGCCACGACAACAACGAGGCCGTGGCCCGTGGACTCCAACGGTCGGGACGCATCATCACCTCGGCGGCGGCGATCATCATCGCGGTGTTCCTCGGGTTCGTCTCGGGCGAGATGCTGGCCATCAAGGAGCTCGGCGTCGCACTGGCAATCATGGTGGCCACCGACGCCACCCTGGTGCGGCTGCTCCTGGTGCCCAGCACGATGACGGTGCTCGGCCACTGGAACTGGTGGGCGCCGCGGCCCCTGCGGAAGGTCTACGAGCGCTTCCAGCTGCACCACTGAGCCACTGGGACCCGACCCCGCCGGACTGCCGGGCCGCCCGGGCCTCGGACGGGCGCGCGGTCCGGGCCCAGGTCCCTGCGCAGGTCCGGGCCCAGATCCGTACGCAGATCCGTGCGCAGGTCAGTGGTGCTCGGACGCGGACGGCTCGGGACCGGTGCCCTTGTCGTCGCCGGTGGACGCCGTGCCATGCCCGGCGTCGGCCTCCGGCTGCCGTGCCGGATCATCCTTCGGGGGCGCGCCTGGAGTGTCCTGCGCGGGTGCGGCCGGGACACCGTTACCGGCGCTTGTCGGCCCGTCGCCACAGGGAACCGGTATCCCCTGCCCGGATCGCCCGCCCACGGCGTTGACGCGCCCGTCGGACCCGGACTGCGCTCCCCGGGCATCACGGCCCGGCCTGCCACCGGGCTTGCCCGACAGCGCCTTGGCAGCCTTCGCCTTGGCGGCCTTGGCGCGGGCCACGCGTTGCTTCGCCGCCAGGGCGCGGGCACCCTCCTGGGGAGGCACCGCATCATGGTCGTGCAGCTCCTCGGACTGGCGGCGTTGGCCGGTGATCCAGCGCCACACCACCCCGCCATTGCCCTCCTGCCCGGTCTGCACATAGCCCAGCGCATTCGCGTTCTGCAGCACCAGGGACACATTGCCGTGGCCCTGCGTCGAACCGGCGAACAGGATGCGGTCGTCGGGACGCAATTCCATCGTGAGTTCGGGACGTTCCATCGACTTGTTGCCGCGACGCACCATCAGCGCCGCCGCCTCGCTGCGCTGGGTGCGCTTGTCGGGATCGGTGAGCACATCGGCCAGGGTGACCCGGTGGCCGGAGGCCAGACGCTGCGACACGGCCGTGGCCTGTCCACGCCGGATGACGACGTCCCACAACTCCGGGATGCGCCCCCGGCCGAAGCGCGTGAGCCGATCAGACAGGACGGCGCATTCCTTCTCGCTGTACTGGTCGATGCGCTTGAGGTACTGCCCCAACAACGGGGTGGTGATGCGGGCCAGGAACTCCTGGGCGACGATATGGCTCGGGACCATGGACAGGTCGTCGAGGAAGGCGTCGAACAGGGGTGTGTTGGCGGTCTGGTTCTGCCGGGTGACGATGAAGATGCCGGGATTCAGCTCGCGGGCCGTCACCGCGATGGCCAGGTTCTTCGTGTCCGACGCATTGCCGGCCACGATGCCGTCGGCCGTCTTCACCCCCGCGGCGATGAGGCTCTCGGAATCGGTGCCGGTGCCGCGCACGTCGACGCCGCCCTGGTCGAAGTGGGCCTCGTCGATCACCGTCACCTCGATGCCGGTGGAGCGCAGCTCCTCGACCATGGCGTGGCCGAAACGCCCATAGCCGCACATGATCCAGTGCCCGCGGGGCGGTTGGCGCTGGTCGGGAACGGGCTCGCCGACCAGTCCGGTGAGGATCTCTCGCAGCCGGTAGCGCTCAGGGGCGATGATCGACGACGCCAGCTGCCGCGCAAAGCGCTCGAAGGGATTGATCACCAGGTCGCCACCGAAGACCCCCACATGCGTCTCGGTCTCCACATTGCGGATGCGGGCCAGCACCACCACCCGCGGGGCCAACAGGCGCGTGGTGACCGCGATCGCCTGGTTGGTGGAGTCGTCCTCGGTGAGCGCCAGCACCCCGCGACAATGCGGGGACACCAGGCCGGCATCGCGCATCACCGAGGGCTGGCTGGCGTCGGCCACGATGAGCGGCGGATCGGAGCGGAACTCCTCCAGGCGCATGCGCGCGAGGCGCTCCTCGTTGCGCTCCACCACCACGAAGCGCAGCCCGAGCCGATCGAGGCCATGGCACACCAGGGCCCCCGTCTCGCCGGCGCCCGCCACGATGTAGAAGGGCTCACGCAGCCCGTAGATGCGTCGGGTGAAGCGTGCCTGGCGCAGCGCATTCTGGAACGCCCGCTCCTGCACCAGGGCGAGGATGTTGACCAGCGAATATGACCAACCCACCACGGTCATGTAGATGGTCATGGTCATCCACATGCGTTGCGCCGCCGAATAGGGCTGCGGGATCTCGCCGAAGCCGATGGTGGCGCCGGTGTAGCTCACCACGTAGAAGGCGTTGAACAGGCCCATCGCCGGGGTGGGATTCCCTGCGTCGTCGACGCCGGGGATCAACCCCAGGCCGACCGTACAGATGGTGTAGATCACGATGAGCAGGATGAGCGGGAAGCGCATCCTGCGCATGATCAGGTAGAAGACGTCGGTGAGGCCACCGGGACGCTTCAACCGTGTGCTGCTGGCGGGCATGGGCGGCTAGCGACGAATCTGCACGATCTCGCTGATCATCAGGATCACCGAGACGAGGTTGGCCAGCAGGGCTCCACCCGACATCGACACGATCAGCGAGATGTGACCCGGCGTCATGGTGGTGGCCACGATCTGCGTGGCCCAGACCCAGATGACGGCGGCCACCACGAGCTGCAGGTCGGCCACCAGGCTGGTCGCCAGGTGCACGGCACCGAGCTGGGTGCGGTCGCCGAACTTCAGCACCGTGGTGATGAAGCTGACCACCAGCGCAGCCGCGAGCTCATAGCCGTTGTGCAGCGCTGGATCGTCGATGCGGCCATAGAAGAAACCCAGGTTCAGGGCAGCGGCAAGGGTGACGAAAAAGCCGAAGACGACCTTCTCCAGATTCATACTGCCTCCGTCGAAATCAATGATGACTCCTGTAGACGCTACCGCCCCGGCACTCGCGGCGCGGATCTGAAGCACACTGGGGGCATGGACATCGAGATCGTGCAGGGCGACATCACCCGGCTGCGGGTGGACGCCATCGTGAACGCCGCCAACTCATCGCTGCTGGGCGGGGGCGGCGTGGACGGGGCGATCCATCGCGCCGGCGGCCCGGCGATCCTGGCGGCCTGCCGCCAGTTGCGGGCGACGTCGCTGCCCGACGGACTGCCGGCGGGTCAGGCCGTGGCCACGACGGCCGGGAAGCTCCCGGCCACCTGGGTGATCCACACGGTGGGGCCGGTCTATTCGCGCACCGAGGACCGCTCGGCGCTGCTGGTGAGCTGCTACCGCCAGTGCCTGCGCGTGGCCGACGAGCTGGGCGTGCATTCGATCGCCTTCCCGACGATCTCCGCCGGCGTCTACGGCTGGCCGATGGACGATGCGACGCGCATCGCCGTGACCACACTGCGCCAGACGCGGACCTCGGTGGAACGGGCCCTGTTGGTGGCCTTCTCCGAGTCGGCCCGAGTTGCCTATGACAAGGCACTGCAGGGCTGAGGGTCGCGGCGCGCGGCCTGCGCCCTAGGCGTGCTCGTGCAGCGCCGTGCGGGCCTTCCGGGCCGAACCGATGATCGACCAGGCCACCACCAGCACCACCAACCCGATGGTCACATAGTTGGCGACCTTCGAATAGACGTTCAGCACGTCGGTGATGGGTGTGCCCACCACATAGCCGAGCACGCCGAACACGACGGTCCAGCAGGAACACACCACGACGTCGAGGACCACGAAGCGTCTCAGGCGCATGCCACTGGCACCTGCCAGCACGAACACGACGGCCATCAGCGGCAGCGGCACGGGCAGGTAGGCCAGCACGAAGGCGAGCCATCCGACCTTCCCGGCCCACTTCTCCAAGCGTTCGTAGCGGCGTCGCGCACGCTCCGACTTGCCGGCCCAGACCTCGATCATGCCGCGGCCCCACAGCTTGCCGGCCCACCAATAGATCCAGTCGAACTTGCAGCTCATGATCACCGCGGCGATCATCGGCCAGACCCATGAGATGGCGATGAGGTGACCGCCCAGGTCCCAGCTCACGGCGTAGTCGCCGGTGCGCACGACGGCACCCAGCATCGCGGTGCCGGTGCGGCTGCCGGTGAGTGCCACCAGCAGCGGGATGCGGTCGGGCGAGCCCATCAGCCAGGCGCGCAGCGGGAGCATGAGCATGCTGAACACGCCTAGGCCACCCAGCCAGGCCAGGCAGGCGATGTCGGAGCGCCCCGGCCTGTGCTTCCAGGGCATGGAATCGTCCTGCCACCATTCCGGCTCGTCCGACGTCGCGGACTGGTCGGCAACATGCGGTTGGCCGGAGCCGTTCGGTTGGTCAGGGCCGTGCGGTTGGCCGGGGCCATTCGGTTGGTCAGGGCCGTTCGGTTGGTCGGGGGCCATGGCGGTGACGGGCGCACCCTGTGCTTCTGCGGCCTCCGACTGCGGGGCACCGACGCGGGCGGGCAATGGCCCGGTTGCCCCGGCGTTCCCCGCGGGGCCCGATGCCTGCGGGGTATCGGCGGCGCGGTCCCTCTGCTCGTCACTCACCACTGCAGGTTACCCGGCATGCGCTCCCCCACCGTGCCCGTGGACAGCCCGCGCCGACGTCCCGTCGGGGACTCAGCCCTGATGGCCACCGGCCAGCCAGCGCAATGCATAGCTGGCGTGCAACTCGGCAGCGATGGGCAACGAGGCCTCGTTGATCGCAAAGGCATATGAGTGGTGCGGCTGCTCGAACTGGGGCGCTCCCCCACTGCCGACGCGGGCGTAGACGCCCGGCGCATGGTGCAGGAAGACGGCGAAGTCGTCGCCCATGGCCGCCTTGGGGGTATTGGTCTCGACCCGCTCGACACCCGGGATCTGCTGGGCGACCCGCGCCGCGAAGTGCGTGGCCCCGGGATCGTTGGACAACACATCGGCGAACACCTGCCGGCGCACCTCGGCGGTGGTCTGGTGGGCCGCGGCCACCGACACGGCGATGCGCTCGATGGAGGCGAGCACGTGCTCGCGCACCTGTTCGTCGAACGCCCGCACCGTGCCCTCGAGCCGCGCGGAGCTGGCGATGATGTTGTAGTTCTCCCCGGAGTTGAAGCGCCCGATGCCGACGACCACTTCGTCGAAGGGACTCAGCTCGCGCGCCACGATCTGCTGGATCTCGGTGACGATGCTTGCCCCGGCCACCAGTGCGTCATGGCTGAGCTGCGGGGTGGACACATGCCCACCGACGCCGGTGACGTCGATGGTGAACTGGTCGACGCTGGCCCACTGCGCGCCGGGCGTGGCGCTGACGACGCCGGTGGGCAGGCCGGAGAACAGGTGCAGCCCGAACACCTGGTCAAGGCCCTCCAGGGCGCCGGCCTCCTCGAAGATGCGGCCTCCGGCCCCGATCTCCTCGGCCTGTTGGAAGGCGAACTTGATGGTGCCGTCGAAGTCGGCACTGTGGCCGGCGAGCACGCGCGCCGCAGCCAGCAGGGCGGCGATGTGGCCATCATGTCCGCAGGCGTGGTTCACCTCGCTGGCGTTATTGGCCCACTCGGCTCCGCAGCCGTCACGCAGCGGCAGCGCGTCGATGTCGGCCCGCAACATGATGGTGGGGCCGGGGCCACGCCCCGGCAGGGTGGCGAGCAGGCCGGTCTCGCCCACCGGTTCCGCGGCGATGCCGAGCTCGTCGAGGCGCGCCTTGATGAAGGCCGCGGTGTTGAACTCATGCAGGCTCACCTCGGGGTGGGCGTGCAGGTGTCGCCGGTCGGCCACCATCTGGGGTGCCAGCGCGGAGATCTCGGCATGCAGCGCCTGCTCGTCGAAGGGCGCGGGCGCAGCGCCGGATGGATTGTGTTCGCGTGGATCAGGCGTCGACGCGTCGTCGCGGTGTGTCCCGGCCCGGCCAGAAGTCATGGTGGTCTCCTCGTCCCCAGTGTCCCACGGCCGGGCAGCTGCTCCCCGGCCACGACGGACCATCGCTCGTCCGAACAAGCGCCGGGCACGTCGCGGATGCGGCCATTCCGGCACGCATCTGGTGCGCCCGCCCCTCGGCGTGAACAATGGTCACATGGCAGTGAGCGTATTCGACATGTTCACCGTGGGCATCGGCCCCTCGAGCTCACACACGGTGGGTCCGATGCGGGCCGGGGTCGGCTTCCTCGAGAACCTGCAGGCCGACGGCCTGCTCGACCAGGTGCACCGGGTGCGCATCAAGCTGTTCGGCTCGCTGGGGGCCACCGGCCGTGGCCATGGCACCGACCGCGCCGTGCTCGCCGGACTGGCGGGGGAGCATCCCGACACCGTCGACCCGGAGCTACCGGCCCGGCTGATGGCACGTGCCGCGGCCGATCACACGCTGACGCTCGCGTCGACCAGCGAATCCGCAGCGCGCACCATCGTGTTCAACCCCATCACCGACCTGGTCATGGAGGGACGCCGCCGGCTGCGCTTCCACCCCAATGCCCTGTCGCTGACCGCCTATCGCGACGACGATGCCACCCAGGAACTGCACAACGAGGTCTGGTATTCGATCGGCGGCGGCTTCGTGGTGCGCGATGACGGCACCGGGGAGCCGCCGATGCCCCGCGACGAGACCCGGGTGCCCCATCCCTTCCGCAACGGCGCGGAACTGCTCAATATCTGCGCGGCCAGCGGCATGTCGATTCCGCAGGTGGTGCTGGCCAACGAGATGGCGCACGGCTACTCGAAGGACGAGGTGCGCGAGAAGCTGATGGGCCTGTGGACGGTGATGGACCAGTCGATCACCGACGGCTGTGGGGCCACCGGCGAGCTGCCCGGCGGGCTGGGCGTGCGCCGTAGGGCCCACAAGCTGCATTCCGACCTGATGAACCGCCGCCAGACCGGATATGACCCGCTGGCCGGCCTCGACTGGGTGTCGGCTTGGGCGATCGCGGTGAATGAGCAGAATGCCGTCGGCGGCAGGGTGGTGACCGCACCGACCAATGGTGCTGCCGGCATCGTGCCGGCCGTGCTCAAGCATGTGCTCACCTTCGCCAGCCCCGACGGGCTGCGTGACGACGAGCGGCTCGTCGCGAACTTCCTGCTCACCGCCGGGGCCATCGGCATGGTGTTCCAGCAGACCGCCTCGATCTCGGGGGCGGAGGTGGGCTGCCAGGGCGAGGTGGGGGTGGCCTGTTCGATGGCGGCCGCGAGCCTGGCACAGGTGGCGGGTGGCACTCCGCAGCAGGTGTGCAACGCCGCCGAGATCGGCATGGAGCACCACCTGGGACTGACCTGCGATCCGGTGCGTGGCCTGGTGCAGGTGCCCTGCATCGAACGCAACGCCGTGGGTGCCGTGACCGCCATCACCGCGGCCCGCCTGGCGTTGGCCGGCGACGGACGCCAGCTGGTGAGCCTCGATGAGGTGTGCGCCACGATGATGTCGACCGGTGCCGACATGAAGGACAAGTACAAGGAGACCTCGCGGGGCGGCCTGGCCGTCAACCTGGCGAACTGTTAGGCCCCCGTGCTGCCGGGTCCAACCTGCCGTAGCACTGCCAGGCACCGCATGCCGTGGGGTTGCTGGTCTCACGAGCAGGTTCGCCACCGCGTCGATGACAGAAATCCCGGAGCGTCCCCCAACGATGTGGGAGCTTGTGCCATCCTTGGGGACGGGAATCTTTCCCTGCCTTATCTACCAAGGATCGTCGGGCACGTACCTGCCCGTGGAAAGGAATGGCTGAATCAATGGCCACAGTGAGATACAAGGACGCCACGAGGGTCTACCCGGGCGCCGACCACGCAGCTGTCAATGATTTGAACCTCGAGATCGGGGATGGCGAGTTCATGGTGCTCGTCGGCCCGTCGGGCTGCGGCAAGTCAACCTCCCTGCGCATGCTGGCGGGGTTGGAGGAAGTCAATTCCGGTTCGGTGTGGATCGGTGACCGCGACGTCACCAACCTGCCCCCCAAGGACCGCGATATCGCCATGGTCTTCCAGAACTACGCCCTGTACCCGCACATGACCGTGGCGGAGAACATGGGCTTCGCCCTGAAGATGAAGGGCGTCGGCAAGGAGGAGCGCCAGAAGAGGGTGCTGGAGGCCGCCAAGCTGCTGGGCCTGGAGGAACTGCTCGGGCGCAAGCCCAAGAACCTGTCAGGTGGCCAGCGTCAGCGGGTTGCCATGGGACGCGCCATCGTGCGCGACCCGCAGGTGTTCCTCATGGACGAGCCGCTGTCGAACCTGGATGCGAAGCTGCGCGTGCAGACCCGCACCCAGATCGCCGCACTGCAGACCCGACTGGGCGTCACGACCGTCTATGTGACGCACGACCAGGTGGAAGCCATGACGATGGGCGACCGGGTGGCCGTGATGAATGAGGGCGTCCTGCAGCAGGTGGACCGCCCGCTGGCCCTCTACGACACCCCGAAGAACCTGTTCGTGGCCGGCTTCATCGGCTCCCCGGCGATGAACCTGATGCCGGGCACGATCGTCGCGGACGGCGTGCAGGTGACCGACCACGTGATTCCGGTGCCGCGCGAGGTTCTCGACAAGGCCAGCAGCAAGGACGTGGTGGTGGGTATCCGCCCCGAGTCCTTCGAGGTGTCGCCCTCGGGCGAGGGGATCGGCATGAAGATCAACGTGGTGGAGGAGACGGGCGCCGACTCGTACCTCTACGGAACGCTCCAGGACGATTCCGCCACGGCCAATCCCTCGGACGACCAGGAGGTGGTGGCCCGCGTGACCACCCGCACTCCCCCGGCCCGCGGAGAGATCGTGCGCCTGCATGTCGGACCGTCGAAGGTGCATGTCTTCGACAAGTCGACCACGGAGCGGATCTCCTGATCCGACGCAACCAACCCTGATCCGACGCAACCAACCCAGCGTGGCTGATCCAGCCCAACGCTGACTGACCAGAAGGGTCCGCCCCCACGTGGGGGCGGACCCTTCTGCCGTGCCGGGGCATGCCGCTCCCGACGCCCTGCTGCTGGCACCCTGCTCCTGGCACCCCGCTGCTGGCACCCTGCTTCTGGCGCCCTGCTTCTGGCACGGGGCAGCCGCCGACGCCCATGCGGCTAGGGTCATTTCATGGGCAGCTGCCCGCAGACCCGATCGGCCAGGAGGAAGCACATGAGCGACCAGTCCGGAAAGGACCCGTCCCCCGAACTCTCAGCACTCACCCGGGCGGTGCGTGCCGGGCTGGACACCGACACCCAGTTCGGATCGGTGGTGCCGGCGCTGTATCCCAGCACCAACTACCGCTTCCCCAGCATCGACGAGCGTCCGCCCTTCGACTACTCGCGCTCGGCCAATCCGACC
The window above is part of the Propionibacterium freudenreichii subsp. freudenreichii genome. Proteins encoded here:
- a CDS encoding MMPL family transporter, producing MAAAHWETQLFTRIGRAVSRHPLAFVLIWAVVLGITGSLALTGWGGQNLFSRLTSSETNVPDTDSQHVADTVAEARGSSTTVTIVVTGVDVRTHRAQAGELVATLRDKLDVEHVASVTDAFSVLARVPGTDPALAQADPAAARAAAEATARAQASAQAMLAADGNGFTEVITLDAGLDAKQQSAAHEALDAALPGYLDGLHEQFPGAEAYQVSTRAIGDSIIDLVQKDLIRGESVGLPVALVLLVIVFGGLLAAGLPLVGALTSIGVGMGGLWLLTHVMGIDSFILNVISIIGLALSIDYGLLVVSRYREELAERLDADAAVAADRHRTHQLVRQCVARSIETAGRTVSFSALTIAFSIGGLLVMRSSILKTIALGGIIVTVIAVLSAVTLIPAIITLLGSHMVRPSVLARVPGLRGLVRAVGDASSDTGAFHKLAHRVIAHPWIIMVVVSAILALMASPIGTLRLRTAFTDYMPANSMIRTGYDTLQSQYPAMATPSITLIAEAPPERTGALVSQIEDLAHVTRVSPGALADKPGLTRIDVRVDASDQVGPEVSDMVRTLRGEDPGYRIWVGGAAASQIDFNHSLAQGAPWSALIIVVSVLVLLFLMTGSLIVPLKALLINSLSLVASLGVTAWLFEGGHLGLPQVNGLETFIVACMLAFGFGLAMDYEVFLLARIKEYWEAGHDNNEAVARGLQRSGRIITSAAAIIIAVFLGFVSGEMLAIKELGVALAIMVATDATLVRLLLVPSTMTVLGHWNWWAPRPLRKVYERFQLHH
- a CDS encoding potassium channel family protein, producing MPASSTRLKRPGGLTDVFYLIMRRMRFPLILLIVIYTICTVGLGLIPGVDDAGNPTPAMGLFNAFYVVSYTGATIGFGEIPQPYSAAQRMWMTMTIYMTVVGWSYSLVNILALVQERAFQNALRQARFTRRIYGLREPFYIVAGAGETGALVCHGLDRLGLRFVVVERNEERLARMRLEEFRSDPPLIVADASQPSVMRDAGLVSPHCRGVLALTEDDSTNQAIAVTTRLLAPRVVVLARIRNVETETHVGVFGGDLVINPFERFARQLASSIIAPERYRLREILTGLVGEPVPDQRQPPRGHWIMCGYGRFGHAMVEELRSTGIEVTVIDEAHFDQGGVDVRGTGTDSESLIAAGVKTADGIVAGNASDTKNLAIAVTARELNPGIFIVTRQNQTANTPLFDAFLDDLSMVPSHIVAQEFLARITTPLLGQYLKRIDQYSEKECAVLSDRLTRFGRGRIPELWDVVIRRGQATAVSQRLASGHRVTLADVLTDPDKRTQRSEAAALMVRRGNKSMERPELTMELRPDDRILFAGSTQGHGNVSLVLQNANALGYVQTGQEGNGGVVWRWITGQRRQSEELHDHDAVPPQEGARALAAKQRVARAKAAKAKAAKALSGKPGGRPGRDARGAQSGSDGRVNAVGGRSGQGIPVPCGDGPTSAGNGVPAAPAQDTPGAPPKDDPARQPEADAGHGTASTGDDKGTGPEPSASEHH
- a CDS encoding DUF6394 family protein yields the protein MNLEKVVFGFFVTLAAALNLGFFYGRIDDPALHNGYELAAALVVSFITTVLKFGDRTQLGAVHLATSLVADLQLVVAAVIWVWATQIVATTMTPGHISLIVSMSGGALLANLVSVILMISEIVQIRR
- a CDS encoding O-acetyl-ADP-ribose deacetylase translates to MDIEIVQGDITRLRVDAIVNAANSSLLGGGGVDGAIHRAGGPAILAACRQLRATSLPDGLPAGQAVATTAGKLPATWVIHTVGPVYSRTEDRSALLVSCYRQCLRVADELGVHSIAFPTISAGVYGWPMDDATRIAVTTLRQTRTSVERALLVAFSESARVAYDKALQG
- a CDS encoding DedA family protein; this translates as MSDEQRDRAADTPQASGPAGNAGATGPLPARVGAPQSEAAEAQGAPVTAMAPDQPNGPDQPNGPGQPHGPDQPNGSGQPHVADQSATSDEPEWWQDDSMPWKHRPGRSDIACLAWLGGLGVFSMLMLPLRAWLMGSPDRIPLLVALTGSRTGTAMLGAVVRTGDYAVSWDLGGHLIAISWVWPMIAAVIMSCKFDWIYWWAGKLWGRGMIEVWAGKSERARRRYERLEKWAGKVGWLAFVLAYLPVPLPLMAVVFVLAGASGMRLRRFVVLDVVVCSCWTVVFGVLGYVVGTPITDVLNVYSKVANYVTIGLVVLVVAWSIIGSARKARTALHEHA
- a CDS encoding M20 metallopeptidase family protein; this translates as MTSGRAGTHRDDASTPDPREHNPSGAAPAPFDEQALHAEISALAPQMVADRRHLHAHPEVSLHEFNTAAFIKARLDELGIAAEPVGETGLLATLPGRGPGPTIMLRADIDALPLRDGCGAEWANNASEVNHACGHDGHIAALLAAARVLAGHSADFDGTIKFAFQQAEEIGAGGRIFEEAGALEGLDQVFGLHLFSGLPTGVVSATPGAQWASVDQFTIDVTGVGGHVSTPQLSHDALVAGASIVTEIQQIVARELSPFDEVVVGIGRFNSGENYNIIASSARLEGTVRAFDEQVREHVLASIERIAVSVAAAHQTTAEVRRQVFADVLSNDPGATHFAARVAQQIPGVERVETNTPKAAMGDDFAVFLHHAPGVYARVGSGGAPQFEQPHHSYAFAINEASLPIAAELHASYALRWLAGGHQG
- a CDS encoding L-serine ammonia-lyase, translating into MAVSVFDMFTVGIGPSSSHTVGPMRAGVGFLENLQADGLLDQVHRVRIKLFGSLGATGRGHGTDRAVLAGLAGEHPDTVDPELPARLMARAAADHTLTLASTSESAARTIVFNPITDLVMEGRRRLRFHPNALSLTAYRDDDATQELHNEVWYSIGGGFVVRDDGTGEPPMPRDETRVPHPFRNGAELLNICAASGMSIPQVVLANEMAHGYSKDEVREKLMGLWTVMDQSITDGCGATGELPGGLGVRRRAHKLHSDLMNRRQTGYDPLAGLDWVSAWAIAVNEQNAVGGRVVTAPTNGAAGIVPAVLKHVLTFASPDGLRDDERLVANFLLTAGAIGMVFQQTASISGAEVGCQGEVGVACSMAAASLAQVAGGTPQQVCNAAEIGMEHHLGLTCDPVRGLVQVPCIERNAVGAVTAITAARLALAGDGRQLVSLDEVCATMMSTGADMKDKYKETSRGGLAVNLANC
- a CDS encoding ABC transporter ATP-binding protein; translation: MATVRYKDATRVYPGADHAAVNDLNLEIGDGEFMVLVGPSGCGKSTSLRMLAGLEEVNSGSVWIGDRDVTNLPPKDRDIAMVFQNYALYPHMTVAENMGFALKMKGVGKEERQKRVLEAAKLLGLEELLGRKPKNLSGGQRQRVAMGRAIVRDPQVFLMDEPLSNLDAKLRVQTRTQIAALQTRLGVTTVYVTHDQVEAMTMGDRVAVMNEGVLQQVDRPLALYDTPKNLFVAGFIGSPAMNLMPGTIVADGVQVTDHVIPVPREVLDKASSKDVVVGIRPESFEVSPSGEGIGMKINVVEETGADSYLYGTLQDDSATANPSDDQEVVARVTTRTPPARGEIVRLHVGPSKVHVFDKSTTERIS